One segment of Bacteroidales bacterium DNA contains the following:
- a CDS encoding T9SS type A sorting domain-containing protein: protein MKTHTTYFQIGRVCLIILLIGLIAGKSSIAQQPQDYQCFRQDAVYFYHQLESWNPSVVALRLDSSVVTEEGTEWYNHQAIFRYFYDEYDWCFQPDGPSWMGLKLLVKPNGDNLLYGLCDDSGWPYHIIDTLLVKTSAMPGDSWCFIDIGVIFGSDTMATVTRYDTMSFMGFTDSVKVIDFGIDSLILSKNHGLVRTFNFRDFFPYETYDTYELTGITTPDTVIGTGLMTYGEVYDYEIGDIFHRSSEVYSYVIGIMYEIFEVLDKYYSDDQDTVFYEMSSIRWNVGPEGTSEVEYDTVVEAYTDLGAYVAGGHLPTETIWTGDDGFYDMSMYFEESSYFGRKWIDYPYVIYYGYIPPDTCYEPMWSSYTRYIEGLGSYWFSFSDEYYCMPCQYLDYYLKGNEEWGSPYLIPTGINEEEQLPVRIYPVPSNDYLMIEVDPVEFEDHLIIVLSDLSGRILSEKSVLPGQLPYRLDLRELENGVFFLLISSGNKQSVEKIIH, encoded by the coding sequence ATGAAAACTCATACCACGTATTTTCAGATCGGACGGGTCTGCCTAATCATTCTTCTCATCGGATTAATCGCCGGGAAATCGTCCATTGCACAGCAACCGCAGGATTATCAATGCTTCCGGCAGGATGCCGTGTATTTTTATCACCAGCTTGAATCATGGAATCCGTCTGTGGTTGCACTTAGACTTGATTCATCTGTAGTGACCGAAGAAGGGACGGAATGGTATAATCATCAGGCCATTTTCAGGTATTTTTACGATGAGTACGACTGGTGCTTCCAACCCGACGGTCCTTCCTGGATGGGACTGAAGCTCCTGGTTAAACCCAATGGTGATAATCTGCTCTACGGGCTTTGTGATGATTCCGGATGGCCATATCATATCATTGACACCTTACTTGTGAAAACCTCTGCAATGCCTGGAGATTCATGGTGTTTTATTGATATTGGTGTAATTTTCGGATCCGATACCATGGCAACGGTAACCCGTTATGATACCATGAGTTTCATGGGGTTTACCGATAGTGTTAAGGTCATTGATTTCGGAATTGATTCCCTGATCCTGAGTAAAAATCACGGGCTTGTCAGGACTTTTAATTTCCGGGATTTCTTTCCTTATGAGACATATGATACTTATGAACTGACCGGTATCACCACACCCGATACGGTTATCGGCACCGGGTTGATGACTTATGGAGAGGTATATGATTATGAAATTGGGGATATTTTCCATCGGAGCAGTGAAGTTTACAGCTACGTCATCGGCATCATGTATGAGATTTTCGAAGTCCTGGATAAATATTATTCTGATGACCAGGATACCGTTTTTTATGAGATGAGTTCGATCAGGTGGAATGTCGGCCCTGAAGGAACGTCTGAGGTGGAATATGATACAGTTGTTGAGGCATATACTGACCTCGGTGCGTATGTTGCCGGCGGTCATCTGCCGACTGAAACAATCTGGACCGGGGATGATGGTTTTTATGATATGAGTATGTACTTTGAAGAGTCATCGTACTTTGGCAGGAAATGGATCGATTATCCTTACGTGATCTATTACGGTTATATTCCTCCGGATACCTGCTATGAGCCAATGTGGTCTTCTTATACAAGATATATTGAAGGATTGGGAAGTTACTGGTTTTCATTCAGTGATGAATACTATTGTATGCCCTGCCAGTATCTCGACTATTATTTGAAAGGTAATGAAGAATGGGGAAGCCCTTATTTAATTCCTACAGGCATAAATGAGGAGGAACAATTGCCGGTAAGGATATACCCGGTACCGTCAAATGACTACCTTATGATTGAGGTAGATCCTGTGGAATTTGAAGATCATCTGATAATTGTTTTATCAGATTTATCAGGAAGAATACTGTCAGAAAAATCGGTTCTACCCGGTCAATTGCCTTACCGGCTTGATCTCAGGGAGCTTGAAAATGGGGTGTTTTTCCTTTTGATATCATCTGGGAATAAACAATCCGTTGAGAAAATTATTCATTAA
- a CDS encoding thioesterase encodes MINLQKIWKEEYLVNWYDTDLNGHIKMSAIANYLQESAWRHANHLGFGYEDARKRNEFWVIVSLMIRMVGYPEWGQTITVETWPKGIDRLFAFRDFRITNSDGTVIGAATSSWMILDLTTRRPKNVDIVKPILHLATHQDILDKNPPFLLALKEISATESRKVRFSEVDQHGHVNNIRYIDWCIDALPAEWHRAHRISSMVINYLSEVLTDETIQISSGPSRDHSQYIQGTRQEDGKAIFRTRFDYDVSN; translated from the coding sequence ATGATAAACCTTCAAAAGATCTGGAAGGAAGAATACCTTGTAAACTGGTATGACACCGACCTGAACGGCCATATCAAAATGTCAGCTATCGCCAACTACCTGCAGGAATCAGCATGGAGACACGCTAATCATCTTGGTTTTGGTTATGAAGATGCCAGAAAGCGCAATGAATTCTGGGTAATTGTCAGCCTGATGATCCGGATGGTCGGTTATCCCGAGTGGGGGCAGACCATCACCGTTGAAACCTGGCCCAAAGGAATTGACAGGCTCTTTGCATTCAGGGATTTCAGGATCACGAACAGCGACGGCACAGTCATCGGGGCAGCAACTTCTTCCTGGATGATCCTTGATCTGACCACCCGTCGCCCTAAAAATGTCGATATCGTCAAGCCGATCCTCCACCTGGCAACCCACCAGGATATTCTGGATAAAAATCCGCCTTTCCTGTTAGCGCTGAAAGAAATTTCCGCCACTGAATCCCGGAAAGTGCGGTTCAGCGAGGTCGACCAGCATGGGCATGTAAACAATATCCGGTATATTGACTGGTGCATTGATGCACTGCCGGCGGAATGGCACCGGGCCCACCGGATAAGTTCCATGGTTATCAACTACCTGTCGGAAGTGCTGACGGATGAAACCATACAGATATCCTCCGGGCCTTCCCGTGATCATTCGCAATATATCCAGGGGACAAGGCAGGAAGATGGCAAGGCTATTTTCAGGACGAGGTTTGATTATGATGTATCGAATTAA
- a CDS encoding YceI family protein, producing the protein MNTTAKLIKLSIKIIAILLIGLVSSISVHAQKYMTKNGNIMFYSETPMETIKAVNEQVNAVLDTQTGDIVCKILIKSFQFPKALMQEHFNENYLESDKFPNSTFKGKITNLSAINFSKGGIYDALIEGDMTIHGVTKNISEKGTFTVKSGDKIHGTSKFNVKPADYNIKIPGAVVKNIAETIEVTVDIELSKI; encoded by the coding sequence ATGAATACTACTGCAAAACTCATAAAACTTTCAATCAAGATCATAGCTATTTTACTAATTGGACTGGTTAGTTCTATTAGTGTTCATGCCCAGAAATACATGACCAAGAACGGAAACATTATGTTCTATTCCGAAACGCCGATGGAAACCATCAAGGCAGTCAATGAACAGGTAAATGCCGTCCTGGACACCCAAACAGGCGACATAGTCTGCAAGATCCTTATAAAGTCTTTTCAGTTTCCGAAGGCATTGATGCAGGAACATTTCAACGAAAATTACCTGGAGAGTGATAAATTCCCCAACTCAACTTTCAAGGGGAAGATCACGAATTTATCAGCGATTAATTTTTCAAAGGGAGGCATCTATGATGCCTTGATAGAAGGAGATATGACCATACACGGGGTGACGAAGAACATCAGTGAAAAAGGGACATTTACGGTCAAGTCCGGTGATAAAATACACGGCACCAGTAAATTCAATGTAAAGCCTGCCGATTATAATATAAAAATTCCTGGTGCGGTAGTAAAAAATATTGCCGAAACCATTGAGGTGACAGTAGATATAGAGCTGTCGAAAATATAG
- a CDS encoding LytTR family DNA-binding domain-containing protein, with product MKLLIIEDEPASAQRLKKLAEEIDPEIIVLEILDSISSAVDWFHAHTEPDLILSDIHLADGLSFEIFKEITIFCPVIFTTAYDQYALQAFKVNSIDYLLKPIKKTELAEAIRKFRKIQLSSPKIDLALLTSMIGKSGKDYLKRLMIRIGQQIKVVEVKDIAYFYIEEKIVFAVSFTKDRHPMDLSLDQLEKQLDPERFFRINRAFIISLESIETMITYSKARIKIRLKPPCDLESITSTERSAEFRDWLRGRW from the coding sequence ATGAAACTCCTGATCATAGAAGACGAACCTGCTTCGGCCCAACGGCTGAAGAAGCTGGCAGAAGAAATCGATCCGGAAATTATTGTCCTGGAAATACTTGACAGTATTTCATCTGCAGTAGATTGGTTCCATGCCCATACTGAACCCGACCTGATACTTTCAGATATCCACCTGGCAGATGGATTAAGTTTTGAAATTTTTAAGGAGATTACTATATTTTGCCCGGTTATTTTCACAACAGCTTATGATCAATATGCTCTACAGGCATTCAAGGTCAACAGCATCGATTACTTACTGAAACCTATCAAGAAAACCGAGCTGGCCGAAGCCATCCGAAAATTCAGAAAAATTCAGCTGTCATCACCTAAGATCGACCTTGCCCTTTTGACCTCGATGATTGGCAAATCAGGGAAAGACTATCTCAAACGGTTAATGATCAGGATAGGACAGCAAATCAAGGTGGTTGAAGTAAAAGACATTGCCTATTTTTATATTGAAGAGAAGATTGTATTTGCTGTTTCCTTTACTAAGGACCGGCACCCGATGGACCTCAGCCTTGACCAGCTTGAGAAACAGCTTGATCCGGAGCGGTTTTTCCGTATTAACCGGGCTTTCATCATAAGCCTGGAATCAATCGAGACCATGATAACCTATTCCAAAGCCAGGATCAAAATAAGGCTGAAGCCTCCTTGTGATCTCGAATCCATCACCAGCACCGAGCGCTCAGCTGAATTCAGGGATTGGCTGAGAGGGAGATGGTAG
- a CDS encoding histidine kinase has protein sequence MLKFKDITRFSLIFICLWLVIFPARAQSPFIQKIRFSIPTKEPVFNKAFQDDKGFIWLGSDNGLFRFDGISFRQYFSPIDSIDLQVTAIHEGPDGVLWVGCKDGKIYWLDEGVISLFNPVEGTAGKAISDIITDKEGVLWWSTTGEGIYFYNHNRVFNINHDDGLNEDYVYDLECDHTGLIWAGTDAGIAACRQTDGIKNVKPLEIGKPLPDIIVRVIKEDPSGRLWLGFQDGGAGYLLPDRSDFRTPYPDVSWPYGPVQDLAVLRDALWIATASGELLEIDPGNATGSIQRVTNKDLFKYGKINDLLEDTEGNAWILSYSGLYRTSGTRLKFYNQANGAELQNIHAVRHDLLNYNKLWFSNDEGIFLLYLSDGSTRKYLEGFNLPNLKVMCLFQDNQGYIWAGTFNYGVFRIHPDNGSWIQITEKQGLINNNVLSISGHIDTLWMATLGGASEIILQGRAPDGPFLITSHNRDNGLVNNFIYSVFEDTHDQVWFATDGDGISVKTKSGWISYDEKNGLGDDVIYSITGDQRENIWIASASDGIYKYNGGKFSHFGIKDGLSSLEITGITTCGDEVIIIHDDGLDILHIPTDRIAHFGDEVGLAGISPDLNVISKDPGGNVWIGTRTGIIRYQPGTNAESYGPRTVLEEMSVYLEPMVMKKDLILGFGENNVSFKYSGLWLSNPEAVTYQVMLEGYDLEWKNTFDRSVTYSSLPPGIYTFRVRSSLDQSFHNASEETYEFRIKGPFWLSAWFMILVIVALAAVIYFIVRYREERMRRIEQQKKEKVEFEFQVLKNQVNPHFLFNSFSTLMALIEEKSDQALKYTEKLSDFFRIILQLRDEEVIPLEDEISLIDNYYFLLKKRFGENLHLDISLGKDIQNSFIPPMTLQILIENAVKHNIISKDKPLHIRIYEQGGRIIVENDLRPKKISEISTGIGLENISKRYRLITAKEPEMEKTEDIFRVKLPIITTNH, from the coding sequence GTGTTAAAATTCAAAGATATAACCAGGTTTAGCCTGATCTTTATTTGCTTATGGCTTGTAATATTTCCGGCAAGAGCCCAGTCCCCTTTCATCCAAAAGATCCGGTTTTCAATTCCCACAAAAGAGCCCGTCTTTAATAAAGCGTTTCAGGATGATAAAGGCTTTATCTGGCTGGGGTCTGATAATGGGTTATTCCGGTTTGATGGGATATCTTTCAGGCAATATTTCTCACCTATTGATTCTATTGATCTTCAAGTTACTGCAATTCATGAAGGACCGGATGGGGTCCTTTGGGTTGGATGCAAAGATGGTAAGATCTATTGGCTGGATGAGGGCGTCATATCTCTTTTTAATCCTGTAGAAGGAACAGCCGGGAAAGCTATTTCTGATATAATTACCGATAAGGAAGGTGTGCTCTGGTGGTCGACAACAGGAGAAGGCATCTATTTTTATAATCATAACCGTGTTTTTAATATCAACCATGATGACGGGCTGAACGAAGATTATGTGTATGATCTCGAGTGCGATCACACGGGATTGATCTGGGCAGGGACGGACGCCGGGATTGCCGCCTGCCGGCAGACGGATGGCATTAAAAACGTGAAGCCGCTTGAAATTGGCAAGCCTCTTCCTGACATTATTGTCAGAGTTATAAAAGAAGATCCTTCCGGAAGATTATGGCTGGGGTTTCAAGATGGCGGTGCGGGATACCTGCTGCCTGACCGGTCAGATTTCAGGACTCCTTACCCGGATGTTTCCTGGCCTTATGGGCCGGTTCAGGACCTGGCGGTTTTAAGGGATGCCCTGTGGATAGCTACAGCGTCGGGAGAATTGCTGGAAATTGACCCCGGCAACGCTACTGGATCTATTCAGCGTGTTACCAATAAAGACCTCTTCAAATACGGAAAAATTAATGATCTTCTTGAGGATACCGAAGGAAATGCCTGGATATTATCTTACTCGGGATTGTATCGCACTTCCGGGACCAGACTGAAGTTTTACAACCAGGCCAATGGTGCCGAACTGCAGAATATCCATGCCGTCAGACACGATCTTCTGAACTATAATAAGCTCTGGTTTAGTAACGATGAGGGAATATTTCTCCTGTACCTTTCTGATGGCAGTACCAGGAAATACCTGGAAGGTTTTAATCTTCCCAATCTGAAAGTGATGTGCTTATTTCAGGATAACCAGGGTTATATCTGGGCCGGCACTTTTAACTATGGCGTTTTCCGGATACATCCGGATAATGGTTCCTGGATTCAGATCACGGAGAAACAAGGGCTTATAAATAATAATGTTCTGTCGATCTCCGGACATATTGACACGCTTTGGATGGCAACCCTCGGGGGAGCTTCGGAGATCATCCTGCAAGGACGCGCACCTGATGGGCCTTTCCTTATCACCTCCCATAACCGCGATAACGGGTTGGTGAATAATTTCATCTATTCGGTATTTGAAGATACACATGACCAGGTTTGGTTTGCAACAGATGGGGATGGGATTAGTGTGAAAACAAAAAGCGGGTGGATTTCTTATGATGAGAAAAACGGGCTTGGAGATGATGTGATCTATTCCATAACCGGCGACCAGCGTGAGAATATCTGGATTGCATCGGCCAGCGATGGGATTTATAAATATAACGGGGGCAAGTTCAGCCATTTCGGGATCAAAGATGGTTTAAGCAGCCTTGAAATTACCGGAATAACAACCTGCGGCGATGAAGTTATTATCATCCATGATGATGGGCTTGATATTCTACACATTCCAACGGACCGTATTGCTCATTTTGGGGATGAAGTAGGCCTGGCGGGAATTTCTCCGGATTTGAATGTCATAAGTAAAGACCCTGGCGGGAATGTGTGGATCGGTACCCGGACCGGGATCATTCGCTATCAGCCCGGAACAAATGCGGAATCCTACGGTCCACGGACGGTCCTTGAAGAAATGTCAGTTTACCTTGAACCGATGGTTATGAAAAAAGACCTCATCCTGGGCTTCGGTGAAAACAATGTTTCTTTTAAATATTCCGGCTTATGGTTGTCGAACCCGGAAGCAGTAACCTACCAGGTGATGCTCGAAGGCTATGACCTGGAATGGAAGAATACTTTCGACCGGTCAGTGACTTATTCAAGCCTTCCCCCGGGAATTTATACCTTCAGGGTTCGATCATCCCTGGACCAGTCATTCCATAACGCTTCTGAAGAAACCTATGAATTCAGGATCAAAGGACCATTCTGGCTAAGTGCCTGGTTTATGATACTGGTAATTGTTGCGCTTGCTGCAGTTATCTATTTTATTGTCCGCTATCGCGAAGAGCGGATGCGCCGGATTGAGCAACAGAAAAAAGAAAAAGTGGAATTTGAATTCCAGGTTCTCAAAAACCAGGTCAATCCCCATTTCCTGTTCAACAGTTTCAGTACCCTGATGGCGCTTATCGAAGAGAAATCTGACCAGGCACTGAAATACACCGAAAAACTATCGGACTTTTTCAGGATCATCCTGCAGTTGAGGGATGAGGAAGTCATACCCCTCGAAGACGAGATCTCCCTTATCGACAACTATTATTTCCTGTTGAAAAAGCGATTTGGGGAAAACCTGCACCTGGATATTTCATTAGGAAAGGACATACAGAATTCGTTTATCCCTCCGATGACATTACAGATCCTGATTGAAAATGCTGTCAAGCATAATATCATTTCAAAAGATAAACCATTGCATATCAGGATTTATGAGCAGGGAGGAAGAATTATTGTCGAAAATGACCTTCGTCCTAAGAAAATTTCTGAAATTTCAACAGGAATTGGCCTGGAGAATATTTCGAAAAGATACAGGCTGATCACCGCAAAAGAACCAGAGATGGAGAAAACAGAAGATATTTTCAGGGTGAAACTTCCGATTATAACTACTAACCACTAA
- a CDS encoding YceI family protein translates to MKTVPVIILFASFLLQTSFSQQLFITRNGSASFTSNAPLEVIKAESDQLSGVINPADRTFAFTIDNKSFQGFNSSLQQEHFFENYIEAQKYPVSTFKGKIIEEIDLNSREEQMVRAKGMLDIHGIEQERIIRGTIRLTENNIKLHAEFTVLLEDHQIKIPRVVFQKIAEVIDVSITAELAKKID, encoded by the coding sequence GTGAAAACAGTTCCGGTCATCATATTGTTTGCCTCTTTTCTTCTACAAACCTCATTCTCACAGCAGCTTTTTATTACACGCAATGGTTCGGCCAGCTTTACTTCCAATGCTCCCCTTGAGGTCATTAAAGCCGAATCAGACCAACTGTCAGGAGTTATCAATCCAGCTGACCGCACCTTTGCATTCACCATCGATAATAAAAGCTTTCAAGGCTTTAACAGCAGTCTCCAGCAGGAACACTTTTTTGAAAACTATATAGAAGCTCAGAAATATCCTGTTTCAACATTTAAAGGTAAAATCATCGAAGAAATTGACCTCAATTCACGTGAAGAACAAATGGTCAGAGCAAAAGGGATGCTTGATATTCATGGTATTGAACAGGAAAGGATCATTCGGGGAACAATCAGGTTGACAGAGAATAATATCAAACTCCATGCTGAATTCACGGTTTTGCTGGAAGATCACCAGATCAAGATACCGAGAGTCGTTTTCCAGAAAATCGCTGAAGTCATTGATGTGTCAATCACAGCTGAACTGGCCAAAAAAATTGATTGA
- the carA gene encoding glutamine-hydrolyzing carbamoyl-phosphate synthase small subunit, which produces MNPLIPAALVLDDGTEFPGHSFGAPHSAAGEVVFSTAMNGYPESLSDPSYKGQILVATYPLIGNYGVPNIHFVDNMPEFFESGRVQISGLVISDYSFSYSHWNAAKSLSDWLNEHQVPGIYGIDTRRLTKIIREKGAMLGKIIINEDIPFYDPNKDNLVDQVSVRESTTYGNGQYRILLVDCGTKNNIIRCLLKRNATVTRVPWDHPIDPAGYDGVLFSNGPGDPKMCKATIGSAKKLLFGNVPVFGICLGSQIMALAAGANTYKLKYGHRSHNQPVIMNGTNHCFITSQNHGYAIETSTLPTAWEPWFENLNDQTCEGIRHKTMPFFAVQFHPEASAGPVDTEFLFDEFMKLVKKYVDGRSENDQTVAK; this is translated from the coding sequence ATGAATCCTCTGATCCCCGCCGCACTTGTCCTTGATGACGGAACGGAATTCCCTGGCCATTCCTTCGGGGCACCGCATTCCGCCGCGGGTGAAGTGGTGTTCAGTACCGCCATGAACGGCTACCCGGAAAGCCTTAGCGATCCATCCTACAAAGGACAGATCCTGGTGGCCACCTATCCCCTTATCGGTAACTATGGCGTGCCAAATATCCATTTCGTCGACAATATGCCGGAATTCTTTGAATCCGGCCGGGTGCAGATTTCCGGCCTCGTTATATCCGATTATTCGTTCAGCTACAGCCACTGGAACGCGGCAAAAAGCCTTTCAGACTGGCTGAATGAACACCAGGTCCCGGGTATCTATGGTATCGATACACGCAGGCTGACAAAAATAATCCGCGAAAAGGGTGCTATGCTCGGGAAAATCATCATTAATGAAGATATCCCTTTTTACGACCCTAATAAAGATAACCTGGTCGACCAGGTCTCGGTCCGGGAAAGTACCACCTATGGCAACGGCCAGTACCGCATCCTGCTGGTGGATTGCGGTACAAAAAACAATATCATCCGCTGCCTGCTTAAACGCAATGCCACCGTTACCCGGGTACCCTGGGACCATCCCATCGATCCTGCCGGATATGATGGCGTCCTCTTCTCCAATGGGCCGGGAGATCCTAAAATGTGCAAAGCTACCATCGGATCAGCTAAAAAGCTTCTTTTTGGGAATGTCCCGGTTTTTGGCATTTGCCTGGGCTCTCAAATTATGGCACTTGCCGCCGGGGCCAATACTTATAAGCTGAAATACGGACACCGCAGCCATAACCAGCCTGTCATCATGAACGGTACCAACCACTGTTTCATCACTTCCCAAAACCATGGCTATGCAATTGAAACTTCTACACTGCCCACAGCCTGGGAACCCTGGTTTGAAAACCTCAACGATCAGACCTGTGAAGGCATCCGGCACAAAACCATGCCCTTCTTCGCCGTCCAGTTTCACCCCGAAGCTTCCGCCGGACCTGTGGATACTGAATTTCTGTTCGATGAATTTATGAAACTTGTTAAAAAATATGTCGATGGACGTTCGGAAAACGATCAAACCGTAGCCAAATGA